From a region of the Neobacillus niacini genome:
- a CDS encoding GerAB/ArcD/ProY family transporter, with amino-acid sequence MERISTNQLFILTVFFQIGTTIIFGFGSSAGRDAWIAIITSFVLGIIAIGIYLLLRYLNPGLTLVEWFPAQFGKWIFNAHGRDIRYGTMAGTVRKMTIITPTGELKTVTQNDNEEWMKYVFGGYGLFGIILDVTLELTENDVYTIHTEELKTNEYEAYFSNLLRNENTSMHYARVSVAPCKIC; translated from the coding sequence ATGGAACGGATATCAACAAATCAACTTTTTATATTAACTGTATTTTTTCAAATTGGAACAACTATCATATTTGGGTTTGGTTCATCTGCAGGTAGAGACGCCTGGATAGCTATAATCACATCTTTTGTTTTGGGTATCATCGCGATTGGCATCTATCTTTTACTAAGGTATTTAAATCCAGGTTTAACATTGGTTGAATGGTTTCCTGCACAGTTTGGAAAATGGATTTTTAATGCTCATGGGCGGGATATCCGCTATGGTACAATGGCCGGAACAGTTAGGAAAATGACCATTATCACTCCCACAGGGGAGCTTAAAACAGTAACTCAGAATGACAATGAGGAATGGATGAAGTATGTGTTTGGCGGCTATGGTTTATTCGGTATCATTTTAGATGTCACTTTAGAATTAACGGAAAATGATGTTTACACCATCCATACAGAAGAACTTAAAACAAATGAGTATGAAGCTTACTTTTCCAATTTATTAAGGAATGAGAATACCTCTATGCACTATGCAAGGGTAAGTGTTGCGCCTTGTAAAATATGTTAA
- a CDS encoding glycosyl hydrolase family 18 protein, whose protein sequence is MAKNCYRKFTIISLSMVLLLMSSCSQSQRKEEEYKTKKIPREVLGFYTEMEGTLPGSQPTVNSQFSNISIIAPFWYKLDDKQPGNLIDSVTVDHKRMVIESAHKKKVKVYMVVHNLFYETEEKGKQVASNILNNDKNRNVFIQNLQNEINQFKYDGINIDMENLYLKDRDSFSLLIKKLSDALHSDGKVVTVSVPANTGDSRANPWSPWFDYEKLGLYSDRLMLMTYDEHNPRTTPGSSASVNWTEATIRYALKHGVPPSKIILGIAGYGWDWDTTSSETLYSSHAMLMNQITKYKAKVIWDSRSQTPHFSYVDKKQHSHQAWFENSHSLRFKLDLVEKYNLRGIGIWRLGLEDPKYWTTIPEKIKVKK, encoded by the coding sequence ATGGCAAAAAATTGCTATCGTAAATTCACTATCATTTCTTTAAGTATGGTCTTATTACTAATGTCTTCCTGCAGTCAGTCACAAAGAAAAGAGGAAGAATACAAGACGAAAAAAATTCCCAGAGAGGTTTTAGGTTTCTACACAGAAATGGAAGGAACGTTACCAGGGTCTCAACCAACAGTTAATTCACAATTCTCTAATATAAGTATCATTGCACCCTTTTGGTATAAGCTTGATGATAAGCAACCAGGCAATCTGATCGATTCGGTTACAGTCGATCATAAAAGAATGGTTATAGAGAGTGCTCATAAAAAAAAGGTAAAGGTATATATGGTAGTACATAATCTCTTTTATGAAACCGAGGAGAAGGGAAAGCAGGTAGCCAGTAATATACTTAATAACGATAAAAACCGCAATGTTTTTATTCAGAACTTACAGAATGAAATCAATCAGTTTAAATATGACGGTATTAATATTGACATGGAAAATTTGTATTTGAAAGACCGAGATTCCTTTAGCCTGCTGATTAAAAAATTGTCTGATGCTCTTCATAGTGATGGAAAAGTGGTTACGGTTTCTGTCCCGGCAAATACTGGTGATTCCCGTGCTAATCCCTGGTCACCTTGGTTTGATTACGAAAAACTTGGTTTATACTCAGATAGGTTAATGCTAATGACATATGATGAGCACAACCCAAGAACAACACCTGGGTCATCAGCATCAGTAAATTGGACAGAAGCAACCATTCGTTATGCTTTGAAACATGGAGTACCACCATCAAAAATTATACTCGGTATCGCTGGTTATGGATGGGACTGGGATACAACATCAAGTGAAACCTTATATAGCTCCCATGCAATGTTAATGAATCAGATAACAAAATATAAAGCTAAAGTGATATGGGACTCTCGTTCGCAAACACCTCATTTCAGTTACGTAGATAAAAAACAACATAGCCACCAGGCTTGGTTTGAGAATAGCCACAGTCTGAGATTTAAGCTAGACCTTGTAGAAAAATATAACTTACGGGGAATCGGGATTTGGCGACTTGGCTTAGAAGACCCAAAGTACTGGACGACCATACCTGAGAAAATAAAAGTAAAAAAGTGA